A single window of Botrytis cinerea B05.10 chromosome 3, complete sequence DNA harbors:
- the Bcksp1 gene encoding Bcksp1 — protein sequence MECLREKFYDGVVLDGRFETISPLNHGSFGMVFMAKDLITNETVAIKCLTKKSATMTDADSSFAIDEHSEELSCHARLGSHPNIVNLIHSFETEAHVYIVLEFCSRGDLYEAIRNGTGPLETEHVRQFMLQLIDAVAYIHSKGMYHRDIKPENIFLTQSGEMKLGDFGLATSEKWSYETTVGSDRYMSPEQYDSAGAGYSPEQADVWAIGICLLNILFSRNPFTTPTESDPLFLDFTRDKQSLFDVFPTMSQDTYEVIAQCMSLDPRKRSLAAAREAIERVLSFTTFDEFADDFSSADRRGIPSSNREPLRTPSIQSPQLDAGASFPWAKALHASPPQQFRQLSAIPDEDYDSEDLFPGSETSNKDWFSIGEQTPSMESILDSSLGTSMQSLAIRRHMKSSPPKASLTPISGSLPIAMAKPIPLPSMASVFGKKNDMVSKSWGDLWDEEMEEEEEELDNHFQARQEANSRTWSHESKTNDDKAGRSPLEPHTSSFVNIPRVAPGRTVAHDIDEDLVPDGFFFHDTPTQQNSPRYSPPSKRTAFDKWSALGDRRRAFAGASDSERSIDAWKTQSTPRRNVGLGFTGFGTGAWDTKSNIVSKDKGRECPWARAKGRDHHYQDKRKDKQSDLGDLEWVGGWHDLHL from the coding sequence ATGGAGTGCTTAAGAGAGAAGTTTTACGACGGAGTCGTCCTTGATGGACGTTTTGAAACGATATCCCCCCTCAACCATGGTTCATTTGGAATGGTTTTCATGGCGAAGGACCTAATTACCAACGAAACCGTTGCTATCAAGTGTTTGACCAAGAAATCTGCCACAATGACAGACGCCGACTCGTCATTTGCCATCGATGAACACTCTGAAGAGTTATCCTGCCATGCTCGACTTGGCTCTCACCCAAACATCGTCAACCTCATCCACTCCTTCGAGACCGAAGCTCATGTGTACATCGTTCTGGAGTTTTGCTCCAGGGGTGACCTTTATGAGGCTATTCGAAATGGCACTGGCCCTCTCGAAACGGAACATGTCCGACAATTCATGCTACAACTTATCGATGCTGTTGCATACATTCACAGCAAGGGCATGTACCATCGTGATATCAAGCCCGAAAACATTTTCCTTACCCAATCAGGAGAGATGAAGCTTGGTGACTTTGGCCTTGCAACTTCCGAGAAGTGGTCATATGAAACCACCGTAGGAAGCGACCGCTATATGTCTCCAGAACAGTATGACTCTGCTGGCGCAGGATACTCTCCAGAGCAAGCCGATGTCTGGGCCATTGGCATCTGTCTGTTGAACATCTTGTTCTCTCGCAACCCTTTCACAACACCTACAGAGTCTGACCCGCTTTTCCTCGACTTCACTCGAGACAAGCAATCACTCTTTGATGTCTTCCCAACAATGTCACAAGATACATATGAGGTTATTGCTCAATGCATGAGCCTCGATCCTCGAAAGAGGTCACTTGCCGCTGCTCGTGAGGCCATTGAGCGTGTACTTAGCTTTACAACATTTGATGAGTTCGCCGATGACTTCAGCTCTGCTGATCGACGTGGTATCCCCAGCTCAAACCGTGAGCCATTGCGTACACCTTCCATCCAAAGCCCTCAACTCGATGCGGGTGCATCTTTCCCTTGGGCCAAGGCATTGCACGCCAGCCCACCTCAACAGTTCCGCCAGCTCTCTGCCATTCCAGATGAAGACTATGACTCAGAGGACCTCTTCCCCGGCTCCGAAACAAGCAACAAGGATTGGTTCTCCATTGGAGAACAAACTCCCTCAATGGAATCAATCCTTGATTCTTCTCTTGGAACTTCGATGCAATCTCTAGCCATCCGCCGCCACATGAAGTCTAGTCCTCCAAAGGCTAGTCTCACCCCCATCTCTGGATCCCTGCCAATCGCCATGGCAAAGCCAATCCCATTGCCATCTATGGCATCAGTCTTTGGCAAGAAGAACGACATGGTATCCAAGAGTTGGGGTGATCTCTGGGacgaagagatggaagaagaagaagaagagctcGACAACCACTTCCAAGCCCGTCAAGAGGCTAACTCGCGAACTTGGAGCCACGAGAGCAAGACCAATGATGATAAGGCTGGCAGATCTCCATTGGAACCTCACACCTCATCATTTGTCAATATCCCAAGAGTGGCACCTGGTCGTACAGTGGCTCACGATATTGATGAGGATTTGGTGCCCGATGGCTTCTTTTTCCACGACACCCCTACTCAACAAAACTCACCTCGTTATTCACCACCCTCAAAGAGGACTGCTTTCGATAAGTGGTCTGCGCTCGGAGATCGTCGAAGGGCATTTGCCGGAGCATCAGACTCTGAAAGATCTATTGATGCGTGGAAGACCCAAAGTACTCCACGCCGGAACGTTGGATTAGGTTTCACTGGTTTCGGTACAGGTGCTTGGGATACTAAATCGAATATTGTTAGTAAAGACAAGGGCAGAGAATGTCCATGGGCGCGGGCCAAGGGCCGAGATCACCATTATCAGGACAAGCGGAAGGACAAGCAGTCGGATCTCGGTGATTTGGAGTGGGTTGGAGGTTGGCATGACCTCCACTTGTAG